The following coding sequences are from one Methanosarcina sp. WWM596 window:
- a CDS encoding DUF2121 domain-containing protein — translation MLSTKKDSQEIVIIFFVDSDKTKTIANKCFKNNWKNGKLEIEVKIIMLAMETAARKAASVSKNYMLLQTVSEVDVSGIVKKDMK, via the coding sequence TTGTTATCAACAAAGAAGGATTCACAAGAGATCGTTATTATCTTTTTTGTTGATAGCGACAAGACAAAAACAATAGCTAACAAATGTTTCAAAAACAACTGGAAAAACGGAAAACTGGAGATTGAGGTGAAAATCATAATGCTTGCCATGGAGACAGCGGCAAGAAAGGCAGCTTCCGTCAGCAAAAATTATATGCTTTTGCAGACAGTGTCGGAGGTTGACGTGTCCGGAATTGTCAAAAAGGATATGAAATAA
- a CDS encoding phosphoserine transaminase: MKPTRVPKNPCFSSGPCAKHPGYSVEELKDTPFGRSHRSKLGKEKLAETIKRTRDMLGLPADYLVGIVPASDTGAFEMCLWSILGCRGVDVLVWESFSKEWATDITKQLKLKDTRVFEAEYGKLPDLKKVDFKNDVVFVWNGTTSGVKVPNGDWIPDNREGLTLCDATSAVFAMDIPYHKLDVITFSWQKVLGGEGAHGMLILSPRAVQRLESYTPTWPLPKIFRLTKGGKLNKGIFEGSTINTPSMLANEDWLATMKWAESIGGLKQLIQRANENLAVFEEFVAKNNWIHFLAETKEIRSSTSVCFKVDLPDEKLKTLIKMLENEKVAYDIGSYRDAPSGLRIWCGATIEKEDLECLCEWIEWAYNSIE, translated from the coding sequence ATGAAACCAACACGAGTTCCTAAAAATCCTTGTTTTTCTTCTGGACCTTGTGCCAAACATCCAGGGTATTCTGTTGAAGAGCTGAAGGATACACCTTTTGGCCGGTCACACCGAAGCAAATTAGGCAAGGAAAAATTAGCTGAAACAATTAAAAGAACAAGAGATATGCTTGGACTTCCTGCTGATTATCTGGTAGGTATTGTACCGGCTTCCGATACAGGCGCTTTTGAAATGTGCTTGTGGTCCATTCTGGGGTGTCGCGGGGTTGATGTTCTGGTTTGGGAATCTTTCAGTAAAGAATGGGCAACCGACATCACTAAACAGTTAAAATTAAAAGATACCCGAGTTTTTGAGGCAGAATACGGGAAATTACCAGATTTAAAGAAGGTCGATTTCAAGAATGATGTAGTCTTTGTCTGGAATGGGACTACTAGCGGGGTCAAAGTACCCAATGGCGACTGGATTCCTGATAACCGGGAAGGGCTCACGCTTTGTGATGCCACCTCTGCTGTATTTGCTATGGATATACCCTACCATAAATTAGATGTCATTACCTTCTCATGGCAGAAGGTTTTAGGTGGGGAAGGTGCACACGGGATGCTGATTTTATCTCCGCGGGCGGTTCAGCGGTTAGAAAGCTATACTCCTACCTGGCCATTGCCCAAGATTTTCCGCCTGACCAAAGGTGGTAAACTGAATAAGGGGATTTTTGAAGGCTCTACTATTAACACCCCATCCATGCTGGCTAATGAAGATTGGCTGGCAACAATGAAATGGGCAGAGTCTATCGGAGGACTTAAACAACTTATCCAGCGGGCAAATGAAAATCTGGCGGTCTTTGAGGAATTTGTTGCTAAAAACAACTGGATCCATTTCTTAGCGGAAACAAAAGAGATAAGGTCCAGCACCAGTGTCTGCTTTAAAGTTGATTTACCCGACGAAAAGCTTAAAACACTGATTAAAATGCTTGAGAATGAAAAAGTTGCTTATGACATCGGTTCTTACCGGGATGCCCCTTCAGGCTTGCGCATCTGGTGTGGTGCTACCATCGAGAAAGAGGATTTGGAATGCCTCTGTGAATGGATCGAATGGGCTTACAATTCGATTGAATAA
- the ade gene encoding adenine deaminase → MKKYLGIIVDAVSRRQFKGEIAVENGKIIHVEEKEHDYEHYILPGLVDAHVHIESSMTVPSVFARMAVARGTVAVVSDPHEIANVMGEEGIDYMLEDAKKSPLKIFFGVPSCVPATSFESAGAVLDAEAVDRLLAKENLYYLSEMMNFPGVIMGFPEVMAKLESAKKYGKVVDGHAPGLRGADLQKYIGAGISTDHECFTYEEAAEKIKLGMKVLIREGSSARNFETLYSLIDEYPEMVMLCTDDSHPDTLIYEGHIDKLIRRGQEKGLDIYNLIRAAVINPMEHYGLNVGLLREGDPADFIMVDDLKSFNVLSTFIEGKCVYENGKVLFPVEKVPAKNVFNRNKISINDVKLAVPAGEKGDSKERMQKIRVIVAQGGELVTGQELALPGVEKGNLVSDPSRDILKMVVLSRYADDPVQIGFIKNIGLKKGAIASSIAHDSHNIIAVGATDKDIVEAVNRLVENKGGIVVGTADNLLDLPLEVAGLMSTLDGKEVASRYRLFNEEARKLGTSLESPFMTLAFMSLLVIPELKLGDKGLFDVTKFEFVELFVDE, encoded by the coding sequence ATGAAAAAGTACCTGGGGATTATTGTCGACGCCGTTTCCAGACGGCAGTTCAAAGGAGAGATTGCCGTTGAAAACGGGAAGATTATTCATGTTGAAGAAAAGGAACACGATTATGAGCATTATATCCTGCCGGGGCTTGTGGACGCCCACGTGCATATCGAAAGTTCCATGACCGTGCCTTCGGTTTTTGCCCGGATGGCTGTTGCAAGAGGGACGGTTGCCGTGGTCAGCGACCCGCATGAGATTGCAAACGTTATGGGGGAAGAAGGTATTGACTACATGCTTGAGGATGCGAAAAAATCCCCTCTGAAAATCTTTTTTGGGGTGCCCTCATGTGTACCGGCAACTTCATTCGAATCCGCAGGGGCAGTCCTGGATGCGGAAGCTGTAGACCGCCTGCTGGCAAAGGAGAACCTGTATTACCTTTCCGAGATGATGAATTTCCCTGGTGTTATTATGGGATTCCCCGAGGTAATGGCAAAACTGGAATCCGCAAAAAAGTACGGAAAGGTCGTGGATGGGCACGCACCCGGTTTGAGAGGAGCCGATCTTCAGAAATACATCGGGGCAGGAATTTCCACAGACCACGAGTGTTTTACTTACGAAGAAGCGGCTGAAAAAATAAAGCTCGGGATGAAGGTCCTGATCCGGGAAGGGAGTTCAGCCCGGAATTTTGAAACCCTGTATAGTCTGATAGATGAATACCCCGAAATGGTCATGCTCTGCACCGACGATTCCCATCCTGATACCCTTATCTATGAAGGGCATATTGATAAACTGATCCGGCGCGGGCAGGAAAAAGGGCTTGACATCTATAACCTTATCAGGGCAGCAGTGATCAATCCGATGGAGCATTACGGGCTCAATGTAGGGCTGCTGCGCGAGGGTGACCCTGCAGATTTCATCATGGTAGACGACCTGAAGTCTTTCAACGTACTGAGCACCTTCATTGAGGGAAAATGTGTTTACGAGAACGGAAAGGTTCTTTTCCCTGTAGAAAAAGTTCCTGCAAAAAATGTGTTCAACCGAAATAAAATTTCAATTAATGATGTAAAACTCGCTGTGCCGGCTGGAGAAAAAGGGGACTCAAAGGAAAGAATGCAAAAAATCAGGGTGATCGTTGCCCAGGGCGGAGAACTGGTTACAGGACAGGAACTGGCTCTGCCTGGAGTCGAAAAAGGAAACCTGGTTTCGGATCCTTCCAGGGATATTTTGAAGATGGTCGTCCTGAGCAGGTATGCGGATGACCCTGTTCAAATCGGTTTCATAAAGAATATAGGCTTGAAGAAAGGCGCTATTGCCAGCAGCATTGCCCACGACAGTCACAATATTATTGCAGTTGGAGCCACTGATAAGGATATAGTCGAAGCTGTCAACCGGCTGGTGGAAAACAAAGGAGGAATCGTTGTTGGCACCGCAGACAATCTTCTTGATCTTCCGCTTGAGGTTGCGGGCCTTATGAGCACCCTTGATGGAAAAGAAGTAGCTTCACGTTACCGGCTGTTTAATGAGGAAGCCCGGAAACTGGGAACATCGCTTGAGTCGCCTTTTATGACCCTTGCATTTATGTCGCTTCTGGTAATTCCTGAACTTAAACTTGGGGATAAAGGCCTGTTTGATGTGACGAAATTTGAATTTGTCGAGCTTTTCGTAGATGAGTGA
- a CDS encoding DUF2121 domain-containing protein, translating to MTLVIAFIGKNGAVMTGDMREIIFEGDSSQRQKLEKELYSGAIVTDEELEKKAEELGIKITVTDCKSKVSERNSILIGEVSSVEGGIVKKRRLYASAGNYAIAELRDSELTLTSQGKGSNFIAFGNEFTKQVANKCFKDNWTKKSNLQDAVKILMLCMETAAKKTASVSKQFVIMQTASNVDVLKIVEKDRNS from the coding sequence ATGACCTTAGTTATCGCTTTTATAGGAAAGAATGGCGCAGTAATGACTGGAGATATGAGAGAAATTATTTTTGAGGGAGATAGCTCACAAAGGCAGAAACTTGAAAAAGAGCTTTACAGTGGGGCAATAGTTACAGACGAGGAACTTGAAAAAAAAGCAGAGGAATTAGGGATTAAAATAACGGTTACTGACTGTAAGAGCAAAGTGTCGGAGAGAAACAGCATTCTTATTGGAGAAGTCTCCTCAGTTGAAGGGGGCATCGTTAAAAAAAGAAGGCTGTATGCCTCGGCAGGAAATTATGCAATCGCTGAACTCAGGGACTCGGAACTTACCCTCACCTCACAGGGAAAAGGCAGCAATTTCATAGCTTTCGGAAATGAGTTTACAAAACAGGTTGCTAACAAGTGTTTCAAGGACAACTGGACAAAGAAAAGCAACCTTCAGGATGCAGTAAAAATCCTCATGCTCTGTATGGAAACCGCAGCAAAGAAAACAGCTTCCGTGAGCAAGCAGTTCGTGATCATGCAAACAGCATCGAATGTTGATGTTTTGAAAATTGTGGAAAAGGACAGAAATAGCTGA
- a CDS encoding polysaccharide biosynthesis C-terminal domain-containing protein has protein sequence MVSGDSDFLRKCSVASAGISAVLNFVLIPQYGMIGVAAAFSVSFTFRDLNDLECLEVTAHASFLVSARLFSEKQLF, from the coding sequence ATGGTATCAGGAGACTCAGATTTCCTGAGGAAATGCTCGGTTGCAAGTGCAGGAATCAGTGCAGTACTTAACTTTGTACTGATACCGCAGTATGGTATGATAGGTGTAGCAGCAGCATTTTCTGTGTCCTTCACATTTAGAGATCTTAATGACCTTGAATGCCTGGAGGTCACAGCACATGCATCTTTTTTGGTATCAGCCAGGCTCTTTTCGGAAAAGCAACTCTTCTAA
- a CDS encoding PGF-pre-PGF domain-containing protein, with protein MLIKIVLFSGLPFGEVYKFVNLWVGNSGYATEKNIENPVIGFEMANLIVEWIKSALVWKNDNSLKNG; from the coding sequence ATCCTCATAAAAATTGTACTATTTTCCGGACTCCCTTTTGGTGAGGTCTATAAATTTGTTAATTTATGGGTTGGCAACAGTGGGTATGCAACTGAAAAGAACATTGAAAACCCTGTAATCGGCTTTGAAATGGCCAACCTGATTGTAGAATGGATTAAGTCCGCGTTGGTCTGGAAGAATGATAATAGTCTAAAGAATGGCTGA
- a CDS encoding DUF1328 domain-containing protein, which yields MIGLAIVFLILALIAYIFGARGIAGLSMNIAKWLVIIFIVLAIISLFL from the coding sequence TTGATTGGACTTGCAATAGTATTTTTAATCTTGGCGCTAATTGCATATATTTTTGGTGCGAGGGGAATTGCCGGGTTATCCATGAATATCGCAAAGTGGCTTGTTATAATCTTTATTGTACTTGCGATAATTTCGCTATTCTTGTGA
- a CDS encoding DUF1015 domain-containing protein produces MILHVPHILLPEANLKEWAVIACDQHTQDMEYWRRVEEFVGDTPSALNIIYPEIYLPLDENKVNKIHKAMHNYKAILVDHGPCFILVKRAVPGGERTGLVAAIDLNGYEYDESESFIRPTEKTIKERLPARVMIRENAELELTHVLVLYDDPNFSIIPLNTDDPIYEGNKVYDFDLMEGGGHIRGFKISDEKTIREISKRIQALGTLLVGDGNHSLAAAKSFWEKIKGTVPDNHPARYALVELVNLHDPGLTFEPIHRIVRGVDPEELLNRFNARIIESSAGDSITWLSDISHSIGFITKDRQGVLVFDNPKHDLEVETLDEVIDAYPVEYEHDPEVVEKLGKEPESVGFFLPALKRSEFFALIKKKGILPRKSFSLGKENEKRYYIEARRIMP; encoded by the coding sequence ATGATATTACACGTTCCTCACATTCTTCTTCCAGAAGCTAACTTGAAAGAATGGGCGGTAATTGCCTGTGACCAGCATACTCAGGATATGGAGTACTGGAGAAGAGTAGAAGAATTTGTTGGAGATACTCCTTCTGCTCTTAATATTATTTATCCAGAAATATATCTCCCTTTAGATGAAAATAAAGTAAATAAGATTCATAAAGCAATGCACAATTACAAAGCTATTCTTGTTGATCATGGTCCCTGCTTTATTCTTGTAAAACGTGCTGTTCCAGGGGGTGAAAGGACAGGTCTGGTTGCTGCAATTGATCTGAACGGATACGAATACGATGAGTCCGAATCCTTTATCAGGCCGACTGAAAAAACAATCAAAGAAAGGCTTCCTGCAAGAGTCATGATAAGAGAAAATGCAGAGCTGGAGCTTACGCATGTTCTTGTTTTATATGATGACCCGAACTTTTCCATTATCCCCCTGAATACCGATGATCCGATTTATGAAGGAAACAAAGTATATGATTTTGATCTGATGGAAGGCGGCGGCCATATCAGAGGCTTTAAGATCAGTGACGAAAAGACAATTCGGGAAATTTCAAAAAGAATTCAGGCTCTTGGAACTCTCCTTGTTGGGGATGGAAACCACAGCCTTGCCGCAGCAAAAAGCTTCTGGGAGAAAATTAAAGGGACAGTCCCGGACAACCACCCAGCCAGATATGCTCTTGTCGAGCTTGTAAACCTCCATGACCCCGGGCTTACCTTTGAACCGATCCACCGAATAGTAAGAGGAGTTGACCCTGAGGAGCTGCTAAATAGGTTCAATGCAAGGATTATAGAATCTTCAGCCGGGGACTCAATTACCTGGCTTTCAGATATTAGCCACTCAATTGGCTTTATAACAAAAGACAGGCAAGGTGTCCTTGTCTTTGATAACCCGAAGCATGACCTGGAGGTCGAGACTCTTGACGAGGTTATTGACGCTTATCCGGTTGAATATGAACACGACCCTGAGGTGGTTGAGAAACTCGGTAAAGAGCCTGAAAGTGTTGGATTTTTCCTTCCGGCTTTAAAGAGAAGTGAATTCTTTGCTCTCATAAAAAAGAAGGGAATTCTCCCGAGGAAATCCTTTTCTCTTGGAAAGGAAAACGAGAAAAGGTACTATATTGAAGCGAGAAGGATTATGCCGTAA
- a CDS encoding rhodanese-like domain-containing protein produces the protein MIVVYRGGAWCSNMVASILKKNGYNKVYNVLGNMTTWKNAGYEVVK, from the coding sequence TTGATAGTTGTCTATCGCGGCGGTGCCTGGTGTTCCAATATGGTAGCTTCAATTTTGAAAAAAAATGGTTATAACAAAGTATACAATGTCCTTGGAAACATGACCACATGGAAGAATGCTGGGTATGAAGTCGTGAAGTAA
- a CDS encoding rhodanese-like domain-containing protein translates to MVILDIRGNDEWDEGHIEGARHIYVGQVEDNLDKCRASRR, encoded by the coding sequence ATGGTGATTCTGGATATAAGGGGCAACGATGAATGGGATGAGGGACACATTGAAGGAGCCAGGCACATATATGTCGGGCAAGTAGAAGATAATCTAGACAAATGTCGGGCAAGTAGAAGATAA
- a CDS encoding winged helix-turn-helix domain-containing protein: protein MEILAKIIFEYIVGEKINIQRRRRTDIAVAILKIANNRAKKTHIIYEVNLNFNIAQKYLEMLKEKELIRNENGLFITNDKGKIFQDIAKEIEL from the coding sequence ATGGAAATTCTAGCAAAGATTATTTTTGAATATATTGTGGGGGAAAAAATCAATATTCAGAGAAGACGCAGGACTGATATCGCAGTAGCTATTTTAAAAATAGCAAATAATAGGGCAAAGAAAACTCATATCATTTATGAGGTAAATCTTAACTTCAACATTGCTCAGAAATACCTGGAAATGTTAAAAGAAAAAGAGCTTATCAGGAATGAAAATGGGCTTTTCATCACGAATGATAAAGGAAAGATTTTTCAGGATATAGCTAAGGAAATCGAGCTTTAA
- a CDS encoding type 1 glutamine amidotransferase, which yields MKIQVLQHSALNTLGTIEEYAKTRGYPLESTRFYETKNHPSLDSFDLLIIMGGPMGIYDYAENPWLRDEKAFIKQAIDAGKPVLGICLGAQLLADILRARIYENGHREMGWFPVKAAWKEENKPQFLKGLPEEITVFHWHSRTFDLPEGAVHLFRSEGCKNQGFIYGGMVVALQFHPEVHEERIESMIWRFGGELGNGPFTQRKEEMVEQEKHLVETKKFMFAVLDKFEKITYS from the coding sequence ATGAAAATCCAAGTTCTCCAGCACTCCGCCCTCAATACCCTCGGCACAATCGAAGAATACGCTAAAACCAGAGGCTACCCCCTTGAGTCAACCCGTTTTTACGAAACAAAAAATCATCCCTCCCTCGATTCCTTCGACCTTCTCATAATCATGGGCGGTCCCATGGGAATCTACGACTACGCCGAAAACCCCTGGTTAAGAGATGAAAAAGCCTTCATAAAACAGGCTATCGATGCAGGAAAACCCGTGCTCGGGATCTGTCTTGGGGCTCAGTTACTTGCCGACATCCTCAGGGCCCGCATCTACGAAAACGGACACCGGGAAATGGGCTGGTTTCCCGTAAAGGCGGCTTGGAAAGAGGAAAATAAACCCCAATTTTTAAAAGGGTTGCCGGAAGAGATCACTGTTTTTCACTGGCACTCCCGGACCTTTGACCTTCCTGAAGGAGCTGTACATCTTTTCCGGAGTGAGGGATGCAAAAATCAGGGATTTATATATGGCGGCATGGTTGTAGCGCTCCAGTTTCACCCGGAGGTGCATGAAGAAAGGATTGAATCCATGATCTGGCGGTTCGGGGGCGAATTGGGAAACGGACCGTTTACCCAGAGGAAAGAAGAGATGGTCGAACAGGAGAAGCATCTGGTTGAGACAAAGAAATTCATGTTTGCAGTGCTGGATAAGTTTGAAAAGATTACGTATTCTTAA
- the mprF gene encoding bifunctional lysylphosphatidylglycerol flippase/synthetase MprF has product MKQNGSIQGKTLKVVSYLLPGIIFGLALLTLDKQIDHLRSSYILKSIASVPLSHIGIAVFFTILSYAVLTGYDYLATRHINPSLSYKQVARSSFISTSISYSTGFNFLTGSSLRYRLYSLYGLTFLDIWEIIVFCISTFWIGFCFIAGLLFTFYPVKLPDYTPDIPVPAPVLLNIIGILLLLLLAAYFFFSFRKRKFEIMGYQIRIPEPKIALMQLALSSADYLLSGSIIYFLLPSNPQLTLLHVLVFFALAQLIGLISTVPGGFVVFETLMLFMLKPYFGTVDIIRPLLIFRAVYYFLPFLLGFLALIFCEFEARKKFLKKAGKATYTSFSEVTPQIFSVLIFLGGISLLFSRALPSNPQYLREVTYIVPLPLIEASRFFGSIIGVLLLLLANGLWKRIDGAYVLSLIVLLLGGVVALLKDFDYYEAAVLFALSVLFFPSRKHFYRKSSLLHQSFSRENIIAIILVLVSFIWLGFFSYRNVEYSNELWWQFGVNSQASSFLRAVVGIFFLLLVLGVMKMLSPFSRDIHLPGPEELELAKMILRESPETWGNLALTGDKYLLFDDEKKAFLMYGVSGKSWIAMGDPVGESGQIKELIWDFYEMSKLHQVRAVFYEVSEKYIPIYLDLGLNLIKIGEEAKVPLESFTLEGSTGKDFRYAVKNVEKKGYWFEIIPPEGVPALIPELKKVSDSWLEMKTGKEKGFSVGFFDEKYLSNFPLAIVRNEEEIVAFANIWTGAGTEEFSIDLMRHNSSAPAMDYLFVNLILWGKENGYKHFSLGMAPLSGLEKRQFAPLWHKVGALIFANGDYIYNYKGLRAYKEKFNPVWNPKYIALPTGFKKSLALKDIATLVSGMKDPFKDIF; this is encoded by the coding sequence ATGAAACAAAACGGTAGTATACAGGGAAAAACCCTTAAAGTAGTCAGTTACCTCTTACCCGGCATCATATTTGGCCTGGCTTTATTGACTCTGGACAAACAGATAGACCATCTGCGTTCGAGTTATATTTTGAAAAGTATTGCCAGCGTTCCCCTGAGCCATATAGGAATTGCCGTCTTTTTTACTATTTTGAGCTATGCTGTTCTAACGGGCTATGATTACCTTGCAACCCGCCATATTAACCCTTCCCTTTCCTATAAACAGGTTGCGAGGTCTTCCTTTATCAGCACGTCCATCAGTTACAGCACGGGTTTTAATTTCCTGACAGGCAGCTCCCTGCGCTACAGACTGTATTCATTGTATGGGCTGACTTTTCTCGATATCTGGGAAATTATAGTTTTTTGCATCTCTACTTTCTGGATCGGTTTTTGTTTCATTGCAGGCCTGCTTTTCACCTTTTATCCTGTAAAGTTGCCGGACTACACTCCTGATATCCCGGTCCCGGCTCCGGTTTTACTGAATATAATTGGAATTCTTTTACTGCTGCTTCTTGCTGCATATTTCTTTTTTTCATTCCGGAAACGGAAGTTTGAGATAATGGGGTACCAGATCAGGATCCCTGAACCAAAAATCGCTCTCATGCAGCTTGCTTTATCTTCAGCGGACTACCTGCTTTCAGGAAGCATAATCTACTTCCTCCTGCCCTCAAATCCACAGCTTACCCTGCTTCATGTGCTTGTATTTTTTGCGCTGGCACAGTTGATCGGACTGATAAGCACGGTCCCGGGTGGGTTTGTCGTTTTCGAGACCTTGATGCTCTTTATGCTGAAGCCTTATTTCGGCACGGTTGATATAATAAGGCCTCTTTTGATCTTCAGAGCAGTTTATTATTTCCTTCCTTTCCTGCTCGGGTTCCTGGCTCTGATCTTCTGTGAATTTGAAGCGAGAAAAAAATTCCTGAAAAAAGCCGGAAAGGCTACTTATACCAGTTTCTCAGAAGTAACCCCCCAGATCTTTTCAGTCCTGATCTTTCTGGGAGGTATTTCCCTCCTTTTTTCCAGAGCCCTGCCTTCAAACCCTCAATACTTGCGTGAAGTCACATACATTGTTCCTCTCCCTCTCATTGAAGCTTCCAGGTTTTTTGGAAGCATAATCGGTGTGCTGCTCTTGCTTCTGGCAAACGGACTCTGGAAAAGGATCGATGGAGCTTATGTGCTCTCCCTAATAGTCCTTTTACTGGGAGGGGTCGTTGCCCTCCTGAAGGATTTTGATTACTATGAGGCTGCAGTGCTTTTTGCCCTATCTGTCCTTTTCTTCCCCTCAAGGAAACATTTTTACAGAAAGTCCTCGCTTTTGCACCAGTCCTTTAGCAGGGAAAATATAATTGCCATAATTCTGGTGCTGGTAAGCTTCATCTGGCTAGGGTTTTTTTCATACCGGAATGTGGAGTATTCAAATGAACTCTGGTGGCAGTTCGGGGTAAATTCCCAGGCGTCGAGCTTTTTAAGAGCTGTCGTTGGAATATTCTTCCTGCTGCTGGTCCTTGGAGTCATGAAAATGTTAAGCCCCTTTTCCAGGGACATTCATCTTCCCGGACCTGAAGAGCTTGAGCTTGCAAAAATGATTCTTAGAGAAAGTCCGGAAACCTGGGGAAACCTTGCCCTTACCGGAGACAAATATCTGCTTTTTGATGATGAGAAAAAGGCCTTTTTGATGTACGGAGTTTCGGGAAAGAGCTGGATTGCTATGGGAGACCCGGTCGGGGAGAGCGGCCAGATAAAAGAGCTGATCTGGGACTTTTATGAAATGAGTAAACTGCACCAGGTCAGAGCCGTCTTTTACGAGGTAAGCGAAAAATATATTCCCATTTACCTCGACCTGGGCCTGAACCTTATCAAAATAGGAGAAGAAGCAAAAGTCCCCCTGGAGTCCTTTACGCTGGAAGGAAGTACGGGCAAGGATTTTCGCTATGCGGTGAAAAATGTAGAAAAAAAAGGGTACTGGTTTGAAATTATTCCGCCAGAAGGGGTACCTGCCCTCATCCCTGAACTTAAAAAGGTCTCGGATTCCTGGTTGGAAATGAAAACCGGAAAAGAAAAAGGGTTCTCAGTCGGGTTTTTTGACGAAAAATACCTCAGTAATTTTCCGCTTGCCATTGTCAGGAACGAAGAAGAAATCGTAGCTTTTGCAAACATATGGACAGGAGCAGGCACAGAAGAGTTCAGTATTGACCTGATGCGCCACAACTCCAGTGCTCCGGCAATGGACTACCTTTTTGTCAATCTCATACTCTGGGGAAAAGAGAACGGATACAAACACTTTTCCCTTGGAATGGCTCCACTTTCAGGGCTTGAAAAAAGGCAGTTTGCCCCTCTCTGGCACAAAGTAGGGGCTTTAATCTTTGCCAACGGGGACTATATTTACAACTATAAAGGCCTGCGGGCTTATAAAGAAAAATTCAATCCGGTCTGGAACCCGAAGTATATCGCTCTTCCCACAGGGTTTAAGAAGAGCCTTGCCCTGAAAGATATTGCAACCCTGGTCTCAGGGATGAAAGATCCTTTTAAAGATATATTTTAA